One Streptomyces coeruleorubidus DNA segment encodes these proteins:
- a CDS encoding TetR/AcrR family transcriptional regulator encodes MAEGLRERKKRETRQRISDIATGLFLEHGFVTVTIADVAEAADVSVNTVYNYFPAKEDLFFDRSQGVVDRLSRWVRGRDAGESATRAVLRELRAEIEAVSPRMGLIEGYDRFMRCIDEAPPLRSRLWRIQQELQDNLEATLREEAGAEGGDPLPRLIAGQICWVHGTVFVAIGREMTKGRNPDEVSREMLVLLDDIEELLSEKVLNYAVRGAG; translated from the coding sequence ATGGCAGAGGGGCTCAGGGAGCGGAAGAAGCGCGAGACCAGGCAGCGCATCTCGGACATCGCCACCGGGCTGTTCCTGGAGCACGGGTTCGTGACCGTGACGATCGCGGACGTGGCGGAGGCGGCCGACGTCTCCGTGAACACCGTCTACAACTACTTCCCGGCCAAGGAGGACCTCTTCTTCGACCGCTCCCAGGGGGTCGTCGACCGGCTCTCCCGCTGGGTGCGCGGCCGGGACGCGGGGGAGTCGGCCACCCGGGCGGTGCTCCGCGAGCTGCGCGCCGAGATCGAGGCCGTCTCGCCCCGGATGGGCCTCATCGAGGGCTACGACCGTTTCATGCGCTGCATCGACGAGGCGCCACCGCTGCGCTCGAGGCTGTGGCGCATTCAGCAGGAGCTCCAGGACAACCTGGAGGCGACCCTCCGTGAGGAGGCGGGCGCCGAGGGCGGCGACCCGTTGCCGAGGCTGATCGCCGGTCAGATCTGCTGGGTCCACGGCACCGTCTTCGTCGCGATCGGCCGCGAGATGACCAAGGGGCGCAACCCGGACGAAGTGTCACGGGAGATGCTCGTCCTCCTCGACGACATCGAGGAGCTGTTGAGCGAGAAGGTGCTCAACTACGCCGTCCGGGGCGCGGGATGA
- a CDS encoding STAS domain-containing protein — protein sequence MHIRGDHAELVVGGRLDVRSAADARTVLHSAVDDGVGDLVLDLSELDSWDATGLGVIMGAHRRAGRCGRRLVLRGVPPQMQRLLVATRLHRILAIEGGIGVETLPRV from the coding sequence ATGCACATCAGGGGCGACCACGCCGAGCTGGTCGTCGGGGGCCGCCTCGACGTCCGGAGCGCGGCGGACGCCCGTACGGTCCTGCACTCGGCCGTCGACGACGGCGTCGGCGACCTGGTACTGGACCTGTCCGAACTGGACTCCTGGGACGCCACCGGACTCGGTGTGATCATGGGGGCTCACCGGCGGGCCGGCCGCTGCGGCCGGCGCCTGGTCCTGCGCGGCGTGCCGCCGCAGATGCAGCGCCTGCTGGTGGCCACCCGCCTGCACCGGATCCTGGCGATCGAGGGGGGCATCGGGGTGGAGACACTGCCTCGAGTGTGA
- a CDS encoding 3-hydroxyacyl-CoA dehydrogenase family protein — protein MARKLAVIGAGLMGSGIAQVSAQAGWDVVLRDVTDEALKRGTDGIKASYDKFVAKGKLEAHDADAALARITATTDLDAAADADVVVEAVFEKLEIKHEIFRALDKLVKDEAILASNTSAIPITKIAAATERPERVVGTHFFSPVPMMQLCELVRGYKTSDETLATAREFAESVGKTCIVVNRDVAGFVTTRLICALVVEAAKLHESGVASAEDIDLACKLGFGHAMGPLATADLTGVDILLHATSNIYTESQDEKFAAPESMRRMVDAGDIGRKSGQGFYKH, from the coding sequence GTGGCACGGAAGCTCGCCGTCATCGGAGCCGGCCTCATGGGATCCGGCATCGCCCAGGTCTCCGCACAGGCGGGCTGGGACGTGGTCCTGCGCGACGTCACCGACGAGGCGCTGAAGCGGGGCACCGACGGCATCAAGGCCTCGTACGACAAGTTCGTCGCCAAGGGCAAGCTGGAGGCCCACGACGCCGACGCCGCCCTGGCCCGCATCACCGCGACCACCGACCTGGACGCCGCGGCCGACGCGGACGTGGTCGTCGAGGCCGTGTTCGAGAAGCTCGAGATCAAGCACGAGATCTTCCGCGCGCTCGACAAGCTGGTGAAGGACGAGGCGATCCTCGCCTCCAACACCTCCGCCATCCCGATCACCAAGATCGCCGCCGCGACGGAGCGCCCCGAGCGCGTCGTCGGCACGCACTTCTTCTCGCCGGTGCCGATGATGCAGCTGTGCGAACTGGTCCGCGGCTACAAGACCAGCGACGAAACCCTCGCCACCGCCCGGGAGTTCGCCGAGTCGGTCGGCAAGACCTGCATCGTCGTCAACCGCGACGTCGCCGGCTTCGTGACGACCCGTCTCATCTGCGCCCTGGTCGTCGAGGCCGCGAAGCTGCACGAGTCGGGCGTCGCGAGCGCCGAGGACATCGACCTGGCCTGCAAGCTGGGCTTCGGTCACGCCATGGGCCCGCTGGCGACGGCGGACCTGACGGGCGTCGACATCCTGCTGCACGCCACGAGCAACATCTACACCGAGTCCCAGGACGAGAAGTTCGCCGCTCCCGAGTCGATGCGCCGGATGGTTGACGCCGGTGACATCGGACGCAAGAGCGGGCAGGGCTTCTACAAGCACTGA